One segment of Arvicanthis niloticus isolate mArvNil1 chromosome 5, mArvNil1.pat.X, whole genome shotgun sequence DNA contains the following:
- the Srrm1 gene encoding serine/arginine repetitive matrix protein 1 isoform X4 has protein sequence MDAGFFRGTSAEQDNRFSNKQKKLLKQLKFAECLEKKVDMSKVNLEVIKPWITKRVTEILGFEDDVVIEFIFNQLEVKNPDSKMMQINLTGFLNGKNAREFMGELWPLLLSAQENIAGIPSAFLELKKEEIKQRQIEQEKLASLKKQDEDKDKRDKDEKESSREKRDRSRSPRRRKSRSPSPRRRSSPVRRERKRSHSRSPRHRTKSRSPSPAPEKKEKSPELPEPSARMKDSSVQEATSTSDILKAPKPEPVPEPKEPSPEKNSKKEKEKTRPRSRSRSKSRSRTRSRSPSHTRPRRRHRSRSRSYSPRRRPSPRRRPSPRRRTPPRRMPPPPRHRRSRSPGRRRRRSSASLSGSSSSSSSSRSRSPPKKPPKRTSSPPRKTRRLSPSASPPRRRHRPASPATPPPKTRHSPTPQQSNRTRKSRVSVSPGRTSGKVTKHKGTEKRESPSPAPKPRKVELSESEDKGSKMAAADSVQQRRQYRRQNQQSSSDSGSSSTSEDERPKRSHVKNGEVGRRRRHSPSRSASPSPRKRQKETSPRMQMGKRWQSPVTKSRRRRSPSPPPARRRRSPSPAPPPPPPPPPRRRRSPTPPPRRRTPSPPPRRRSPSPRRYSPPIQRRYSPSPPPKRRTASPPPPPKRRASPSPPPKRRVSHSPPPKQRSPPVTKRRSPSLSSKHRKGSSPGRSTREARSPQPNKRHSPSPRPRAPQTSSPPPAGRGASASPHGRQSPSPSTRPIRRVSRTPEPKKMKKAASPSPQSVRRVSSSRSVSGSPEPAAKKPPAPPSPVQSQSPSTNWSPAVPAKKAKSPTPSPSPARNSDQEGGGKKKKKKKDKKHKKDKKHKKHKKHKKEKAVAVAAPAPAAPAAVSAAATTSAQEEPAAAPEPRKETESEAEDDNLDDLERHLREKALRSMRKAQVSPQS, from the exons AACCCAGATTCCAAAATGATGCAAATCAACCTGACTGGATTTTTGAATGGGAAGAATGCTAGAGAATTCATGGGAGAACTGTGGCCTCTGCTGTTGAGTGCACAAGAAAATATCGCCGGAATCCCTTCTGCTTTCCTAGAGTTGAAGAAGGAAGAGATAAAACAAAGACAA ATTGAACAAGAAAAATTGGCATCTCTGAAAAAACAAGATGAAGATAAAGATAAGAGGGATAAGGATGAAAAAGAAAgcagcagagagaagagggatcGATCTCGAAGCCCAAGAAG ACGCAAATCCAGATCTCCTTCCCCTAGAAGACGATCTTCCCCtgtcaggagagagagaaagcgcaGTCACTCTCGATCTCCCCGTCACAGAACCAAGAGCCGGAGTCCTTCCCCTGCcccagaaaagaaggagaaatctccagagctcccagaaccATCAGCGAGAATGAAAGACTCTTCAGTACAGGAGGCCACATCTACAAG TGACATCCTGAAAGCTCCCAAGCCTGAGCCTGTACCAGAACCCAAAGAACCGTCtccagaaaaaaattccaaaaaggaaaaggaaaagactcGTCCAAGGTCCCGGTCACGTTCCAAATCACGGTCTCGCACCCGGTCTCGGTCACCTTCTCATACTAGACCAAGACGGCGACATAGATCCCGGTCAAG ATCATATTCTCCTAGAAGGCGGCCAAGCCCAAGGCGACGACCATCTCCCCGAAGAAGAACTCCACCAAGACGGATGCCTCCTCCACCAAGGCACAGGAGGAGTAGGTCTCCAGGGAGACG GAGGAGGCGTTCTTCCGCATCACTGTCTGGAAGTAGCTCGTCGTCCTCTTCATCTCGTTCCCGGTCACCACCAAAGAAGCCTCCCAAGAGGACGTCCAGCCCTCCTCGGAAAACGCGTAGGTTATCACCTTCGGCAAGTCCTCCCCGGCGAAGGCACCGGCCGGCGTCTCCAGCAACTCCACCTCCCAAAACTCGCCATTCCCCAACTCCCCAGCAGTCAAACCGTACAAGAAAAAGTCGGGTTTCTGTGTCTCCAGGAAGAACTTCCGGTAAAG tGACAAAACATAAAGGTACTGAGAAAAGAGAGTCACCTTCTCCAGCACCCAAGCCTAGAAAAGTAGAGTTGTCTGAGTCTG AAGACAAAGGCAGCAAAATGGCTGCAGCTGATTCTGTGCAGCAGAGGCGGCAGTACAGAAGACAGAACCAGCAGTCTTCATCTG ACTCTGGCTCCTCTTCCACCTCAGAAGATGAGCGGCCCAAGAGATCCCATGTGAAGAACGGTGAGGTAGGCAGACGGCGGAGACATTCCCCTTCTCGGAGTGCCTCTCCATCACCTCGAAAGCGCCAAAAAGAGACTTCCCCTCG GATGCAGATGGGAAAGCGATGGCAGTCGCCAGTCACTAAAAG TAGAAGGAGGAGaagtccctccccacctcctgccAGAAGGCGACGAtctccttctccagcccctcctcctcctcccccacctcctcctcggCGGCGCAGATCTCCCACCCCACCGCCTCGACGAAG gaccccttctcctcccccacgCCGCCGCTCACCGTCTCCAAGAAGATACTCTCCTCCCATCCAGAGGAGATActctccttccccacctccaAAGAGGAGAACCGCctcgcccccgcccccgcccaaGCGAAGGGCATCGCCATCTCCACCACCAAAGCGCCGGGTCTCTCACTCTCCACCTCCTAAACAAAGAAGCCCCCCAGTCACCAAGAGACGCTCGCCCTCCTTATCTTCAAAGCATAGGAAAGGGTCTTCCCCAGGCCGCTCCACCCGGGAGGCCCGGTCACCACAACCAAACAAAAGGCATTCGCCCTCACCACGGCCTCGGGCTCCTCAGACCTCTAGCCCTCCCCCTGCTGGAAGAGGAGCTTCAGCGTCCCCCCATGGAAGGCAGTCCCCATCTCCGAGTACCAGGCCTATCAGGAGAGTCTCCAGGACTCCGGAGCCCAAAaagatgaaaaa GGCTGCATCACCAAGCCCTCAGTCGGTAAGAAGGGTTTCATCTTCCAGATCTGTCTCTGGATCTCCTGAGCCAGCAGCTAAAAAGCCTCCAGCGCCTCCCTCTCCTGTGCAGTCTCAGTCACCCTCCACAAACTGGTCACCTGCAGTACCAGCCAAGAAGGCTAAAAGCCCAACCCCAAGCCCATCCCCTGCCAGG AATTCTGATCAAGAAGgaggtggaaagaaaaagaagaagaagaaggacaagAAACACAAGAAGGATAAGAAACACAAGAAGCACAAAAAACATAAGAAGGAGAAGGCTGTGGCCGTAGCCGCCCCAGCCCCTGCAGCCCCTGCAGCTGTTTCTGCTGCCGCCACCACATCAGCACAGGAAGAGCCTGCAGCAGCACCAGAGCCCAGGAAG GAGACTGAGAGTGAGGCTGAAGACGACAACCTTGATGACTTAGAGAGGCACCTGAGGGAGAAGGCCCTGCGATCCATGCGGAAGGCTCAAGTGTCCCCACAGTCCTAG
- the Srrm1 gene encoding serine/arginine repetitive matrix protein 1 isoform X9, which translates to MDAGFFRGTSAEQDNRFSNKQKKLLKQLKFAECLEKKVDMSKVNLEVIKPWITKRVTEILGFEDDVVIEFIFNQLEVKNPDSKMMQINLTGFLNGKNAREFMGELWPLLLSAQENIAGIPSAFLELKKEEIKQRQIEQEKLASLKKQDEDKDKRDKDEKESSREKRDRSRSPRRRKSRSPSPRRRSSPVRRERKRSHSRSPRHRTKSRSPSPAPEKKEKSPELPEPSARMKDSSVQEATSTSDILKAPKPEPVPEPKEPSPEKNSKKEKEKTRPRSRSRSKSRSRTRSRSPSHTRPRRRHRSRSRRRPSPRRRPSPRRRTPPRRMPPPPRHRRSRSPGRRRRRSSASLSGSSSSSSSSRSRSPPKKPPKRTSSPPRKTRRLSPSASPPRRRHRPASPATPPPKTRHSPTPQQSNRTRKSRVSVSPGRTSGKVTKHKGTEKRESPSPAPKPRKVELSESEEDKGSKMAAADSVQQRRQYRRQNQQSSSEDERPKRSHVKNGEVGRRRRHSPSRSASPSPRKRQKETSPRMQMGKRWQSPVTKSRRRRSPSPPPARRRRSPSPAPPPPPPPPPRRRRSPTPPPRRRTPSPPPRRRSPSPRRYSPPIQRRYSPSPPPKRRTASPPPPPKRRASPSPPPKRRVSHSPPPKQRSPPVTKRRSPSLSSKHRKGSSPGRSTREARSPQPNKRHSPSPRPRAPQTSSPPPAGRGASASPHGRQSPSPSTRPIRRVSRTPEPKKMKKAASPSPQSVRRVSSSRSVSGSPEPAAKKPPAPPSPVQSQSPSTNWSPAVPAKKAKSPTPSPSPARNSDQEGGGKKKKKKKDKKHKKDKKHKKHKKHKKEKAVAVAAPAPAAPAAVSAAATTSAQEEPAAAPEPRKETESEAEDDNLDDLERHLREKALRSMRKAQVSPQS; encoded by the exons AACCCAGATTCCAAAATGATGCAAATCAACCTGACTGGATTTTTGAATGGGAAGAATGCTAGAGAATTCATGGGAGAACTGTGGCCTCTGCTGTTGAGTGCACAAGAAAATATCGCCGGAATCCCTTCTGCTTTCCTAGAGTTGAAGAAGGAAGAGATAAAACAAAGACAA ATTGAACAAGAAAAATTGGCATCTCTGAAAAAACAAGATGAAGATAAAGATAAGAGGGATAAGGATGAAAAAGAAAgcagcagagagaagagggatcGATCTCGAAGCCCAAGAAG ACGCAAATCCAGATCTCCTTCCCCTAGAAGACGATCTTCCCCtgtcaggagagagagaaagcgcaGTCACTCTCGATCTCCCCGTCACAGAACCAAGAGCCGGAGTCCTTCCCCTGCcccagaaaagaaggagaaatctccagagctcccagaaccATCAGCGAGAATGAAAGACTCTTCAGTACAGGAGGCCACATCTACAAG TGACATCCTGAAAGCTCCCAAGCCTGAGCCTGTACCAGAACCCAAAGAACCGTCtccagaaaaaaattccaaaaaggaaaaggaaaagactcGTCCAAGGTCCCGGTCACGTTCCAAATCACGGTCTCGCACCCGGTCTCGGTCACCTTCTCATACTAGACCAAGACGGCGACATAGATCCCGGTCAAG AAGGCGGCCAAGCCCAAGGCGACGACCATCTCCCCGAAGAAGAACTCCACCAAGACGGATGCCTCCTCCACCAAGGCACAGGAGGAGTAGGTCTCCAGGGAGACG GAGGAGGCGTTCTTCCGCATCACTGTCTGGAAGTAGCTCGTCGTCCTCTTCATCTCGTTCCCGGTCACCACCAAAGAAGCCTCCCAAGAGGACGTCCAGCCCTCCTCGGAAAACGCGTAGGTTATCACCTTCGGCAAGTCCTCCCCGGCGAAGGCACCGGCCGGCGTCTCCAGCAACTCCACCTCCCAAAACTCGCCATTCCCCAACTCCCCAGCAGTCAAACCGTACAAGAAAAAGTCGGGTTTCTGTGTCTCCAGGAAGAACTTCCGGTAAAG tGACAAAACATAAAGGTACTGAGAAAAGAGAGTCACCTTCTCCAGCACCCAAGCCTAGAAAAGTAGAGTTGTCTGAGTCTG AAGAAGACAAAGGCAGCAAAATGGCTGCAGCTGATTCTGTGCAGCAGAGGCGGCAGTACAGAAGACAGAACCAGCAGTCTTCATCTG AAGATGAGCGGCCCAAGAGATCCCATGTGAAGAACGGTGAGGTAGGCAGACGGCGGAGACATTCCCCTTCTCGGAGTGCCTCTCCATCACCTCGAAAGCGCCAAAAAGAGACTTCCCCTCG GATGCAGATGGGAAAGCGATGGCAGTCGCCAGTCACTAAAAG TAGAAGGAGGAGaagtccctccccacctcctgccAGAAGGCGACGAtctccttctccagcccctcctcctcctcccccacctcctcctcggCGGCGCAGATCTCCCACCCCACCGCCTCGACGAAG gaccccttctcctcccccacgCCGCCGCTCACCGTCTCCAAGAAGATACTCTCCTCCCATCCAGAGGAGATActctccttccccacctccaAAGAGGAGAACCGCctcgcccccgcccccgcccaaGCGAAGGGCATCGCCATCTCCACCACCAAAGCGCCGGGTCTCTCACTCTCCACCTCCTAAACAAAGAAGCCCCCCAGTCACCAAGAGACGCTCGCCCTCCTTATCTTCAAAGCATAGGAAAGGGTCTTCCCCAGGCCGCTCCACCCGGGAGGCCCGGTCACCACAACCAAACAAAAGGCATTCGCCCTCACCACGGCCTCGGGCTCCTCAGACCTCTAGCCCTCCCCCTGCTGGAAGAGGAGCTTCAGCGTCCCCCCATGGAAGGCAGTCCCCATCTCCGAGTACCAGGCCTATCAGGAGAGTCTCCAGGACTCCGGAGCCCAAAaagatgaaaaa GGCTGCATCACCAAGCCCTCAGTCGGTAAGAAGGGTTTCATCTTCCAGATCTGTCTCTGGATCTCCTGAGCCAGCAGCTAAAAAGCCTCCAGCGCCTCCCTCTCCTGTGCAGTCTCAGTCACCCTCCACAAACTGGTCACCTGCAGTACCAGCCAAGAAGGCTAAAAGCCCAACCCCAAGCCCATCCCCTGCCAGG AATTCTGATCAAGAAGgaggtggaaagaaaaagaagaagaagaaggacaagAAACACAAGAAGGATAAGAAACACAAGAAGCACAAAAAACATAAGAAGGAGAAGGCTGTGGCCGTAGCCGCCCCAGCCCCTGCAGCCCCTGCAGCTGTTTCTGCTGCCGCCACCACATCAGCACAGGAAGAGCCTGCAGCAGCACCAGAGCCCAGGAAG GAGACTGAGAGTGAGGCTGAAGACGACAACCTTGATGACTTAGAGAGGCACCTGAGGGAGAAGGCCCTGCGATCCATGCGGAAGGCTCAAGTGTCCCCACAGTCCTAG
- the Srrm1 gene encoding serine/arginine repetitive matrix protein 1 isoform X11: MDAGFFRGTSAEQDNRFSNKQKKLLKQLKFAECLEKKVDMSKVNLEVIKPWITKRVTEILGFEDDVVIEFIFNQLEVKNPDSKMMQINLTGFLNGKNAREFMGELWPLLLSAQENIAGIPSAFLELKKEEIKQRQIEQEKLASLKKQDEDKDKRDKDEKESSREKRDRSRSPRRRKSRSPSPRRRSSPVRRERKRSHSRSPRHRTKSRSPSPAPEKKEKSPELPEPSARMKDSSVQEATSTSDILKAPKPEPVPEPKEPSPEKNSKKEKEKTRPRSRSRSKSRSRTRSRSPSHTRPRRRHRSRSRSYSPRRRPSPRRRPSPRRRTPPRRMPPPPRHRRSRSPGRRRRRSSASLSGSSSSSSSSRSRSPPKKPPKRTSSPPRKTRRLSPSASPPRRRHRPASPATPPPKTRHSPTPQQSNRTRKSRVSVSPGRTSGKVTKHKGTEKRESPSPAPKPRKVELSESEEDKGSKMAAADSVQQRRQYRRQNQQSSSDSGSSSTSEDERPKRSHVKNGEVGRRRRHSPSRSASPSPRKRQKETSPRMQMGKRWQSPVTKSSRRRRSPSPPPARRRRSPSPAPPPPPPPPPRRRRSPTPPPRRRTPSPPPRRRSPSPRRYSPPIQRRYSPSPPPKRRTASPPPPPKRRASPSPPPKRRVSHSPPPKQRSPPVTKRRSPSLSSKHRKGSSPGRSTREARSPQPNKRHSPSPRPRAPQTSSPPPAGRGASASPHGRQSPSPSTRPIRRVSRTPEPKKMKKSVSGSPEPAAKKPPAPPSPVQSQSPSTNWSPAVPAKKAKSPTPSPSPARNSDQEGGGKKKKKKKDKKHKKDKKHKKHKKHKKEKAVAVAAPAPAAPAAVSAAATTSAQEEPAAAPEPRKETESEAEDDNLDDLERHLREKALRSMRKAQVSPQS, from the exons AACCCAGATTCCAAAATGATGCAAATCAACCTGACTGGATTTTTGAATGGGAAGAATGCTAGAGAATTCATGGGAGAACTGTGGCCTCTGCTGTTGAGTGCACAAGAAAATATCGCCGGAATCCCTTCTGCTTTCCTAGAGTTGAAGAAGGAAGAGATAAAACAAAGACAA ATTGAACAAGAAAAATTGGCATCTCTGAAAAAACAAGATGAAGATAAAGATAAGAGGGATAAGGATGAAAAAGAAAgcagcagagagaagagggatcGATCTCGAAGCCCAAGAAG ACGCAAATCCAGATCTCCTTCCCCTAGAAGACGATCTTCCCCtgtcaggagagagagaaagcgcaGTCACTCTCGATCTCCCCGTCACAGAACCAAGAGCCGGAGTCCTTCCCCTGCcccagaaaagaaggagaaatctccagagctcccagaaccATCAGCGAGAATGAAAGACTCTTCAGTACAGGAGGCCACATCTACAAG TGACATCCTGAAAGCTCCCAAGCCTGAGCCTGTACCAGAACCCAAAGAACCGTCtccagaaaaaaattccaaaaaggaaaaggaaaagactcGTCCAAGGTCCCGGTCACGTTCCAAATCACGGTCTCGCACCCGGTCTCGGTCACCTTCTCATACTAGACCAAGACGGCGACATAGATCCCGGTCAAG ATCATATTCTCCTAGAAGGCGGCCAAGCCCAAGGCGACGACCATCTCCCCGAAGAAGAACTCCACCAAGACGGATGCCTCCTCCACCAAGGCACAGGAGGAGTAGGTCTCCAGGGAGACG GAGGAGGCGTTCTTCCGCATCACTGTCTGGAAGTAGCTCGTCGTCCTCTTCATCTCGTTCCCGGTCACCACCAAAGAAGCCTCCCAAGAGGACGTCCAGCCCTCCTCGGAAAACGCGTAGGTTATCACCTTCGGCAAGTCCTCCCCGGCGAAGGCACCGGCCGGCGTCTCCAGCAACTCCACCTCCCAAAACTCGCCATTCCCCAACTCCCCAGCAGTCAAACCGTACAAGAAAAAGTCGGGTTTCTGTGTCTCCAGGAAGAACTTCCGGTAAAG tGACAAAACATAAAGGTACTGAGAAAAGAGAGTCACCTTCTCCAGCACCCAAGCCTAGAAAAGTAGAGTTGTCTGAGTCTG AAGAAGACAAAGGCAGCAAAATGGCTGCAGCTGATTCTGTGCAGCAGAGGCGGCAGTACAGAAGACAGAACCAGCAGTCTTCATCTG ACTCTGGCTCCTCTTCCACCTCAGAAGATGAGCGGCCCAAGAGATCCCATGTGAAGAACGGTGAGGTAGGCAGACGGCGGAGACATTCCCCTTCTCGGAGTGCCTCTCCATCACCTCGAAAGCGCCAAAAAGAGACTTCCCCTCG GATGCAGATGGGAAAGCGATGGCAGTCGCCAGTCACTAAAAG TAGTAGAAGGAGGAGaagtccctccccacctcctgccAGAAGGCGACGAtctccttctccagcccctcctcctcctcccccacctcctcctcggCGGCGCAGATCTCCCACCCCACCGCCTCGACGAAG gaccccttctcctcccccacgCCGCCGCTCACCGTCTCCAAGAAGATACTCTCCTCCCATCCAGAGGAGATActctccttccccacctccaAAGAGGAGAACCGCctcgcccccgcccccgcccaaGCGAAGGGCATCGCCATCTCCACCACCAAAGCGCCGGGTCTCTCACTCTCCACCTCCTAAACAAAGAAGCCCCCCAGTCACCAAGAGACGCTCGCCCTCCTTATCTTCAAAGCATAGGAAAGGGTCTTCCCCAGGCCGCTCCACCCGGGAGGCCCGGTCACCACAACCAAACAAAAGGCATTCGCCCTCACCACGGCCTCGGGCTCCTCAGACCTCTAGCCCTCCCCCTGCTGGAAGAGGAGCTTCAGCGTCCCCCCATGGAAGGCAGTCCCCATCTCCGAGTACCAGGCCTATCAGGAGAGTCTCCAGGACTCCGGAGCCCAAAaagatgaaaaa ATCTGTCTCTGGATCTCCTGAGCCAGCAGCTAAAAAGCCTCCAGCGCCTCCCTCTCCTGTGCAGTCTCAGTCACCCTCCACAAACTGGTCACCTGCAGTACCAGCCAAGAAGGCTAAAAGCCCAACCCCAAGCCCATCCCCTGCCAGG AATTCTGATCAAGAAGgaggtggaaagaaaaagaagaagaagaaggacaagAAACACAAGAAGGATAAGAAACACAAGAAGCACAAAAAACATAAGAAGGAGAAGGCTGTGGCCGTAGCCGCCCCAGCCCCTGCAGCCCCTGCAGCTGTTTCTGCTGCCGCCACCACATCAGCACAGGAAGAGCCTGCAGCAGCACCAGAGCCCAGGAAG GAGACTGAGAGTGAGGCTGAAGACGACAACCTTGATGACTTAGAGAGGCACCTGAGGGAGAAGGCCCTGCGATCCATGCGGAAGGCTCAAGTGTCCCCACAGTCCTAG
- the Srrm1 gene encoding serine/arginine repetitive matrix protein 1 isoform X12 — protein sequence MDAGFFRGTSAEQDNRFSNKQKKLLKQLKFAECLEKKVDMSKVNLEVIKPWITKRVTEILGFEDDVVIEFIFNQLEVKNPDSKMMQINLTGFLNGKNAREFMGELWPLLLSAQENIAGIPSAFLELKKEEIKQRQIEQEKLASLKKQDEDKDKRDKDEKESSREKRDRSRSPRRRKSRSPSPRRRSSPVRRERKRSHSRSPRHRTKSRSPSPAPEKKEKSPELPEPSARMKDSSVQEATSTSDILKAPKPEPVPEPKEPSPEKNSKKEKEKTRPRSRSRSKSRSRTRSRSPSHTRPRRRHRSRSRSYSPRRRPSPRRRPSPRRRTPPRRMPPPPRHRRSRSPGRRRRRSSASLSGSSSSSSSSRSRSPPKKPPKRTSSPPRKTRRLSPSASPPRRRHRPASPATPPPKTRHSPTPQQSNRTRKSRVSVSPGRTSGKVTKHKGTEKRESPSPAPKPRKVELSESEEDKGSKMAAADSVQQRRQYRRQNQQSSSEDERPKRSHVKNGEVGRRRRHSPSRSASPSPRKRQKETSPRSRRRRSPSPPPARRRRSPSPAPPPPPPPPPRRRRSPTPPPRRRTPSPPPRRRSPSPRRYSPPIQRRYSPSPPPKRRTASPPPPPKRRASPSPPPKRRVSHSPPPKQRSPPVTKRRSPSLSSKHRKGSSPGRSTREARSPQPNKRHSPSPRPRAPQTSSPPPAGRGASASPHGRQSPSPSTRPIRRVSRTPEPKKMKKAASPSPQSVRRVSSSRSVSGSPEPAAKKPPAPPSPVQSQSPSTNWSPAVPAKKAKSPTPSPSPARNSDQEGGGKKKKKKKDKKHKKDKKHKKHKKHKKEKAVAVAAPAPAAPAAVSAAATTSAQEEPAAAPEPRKETESEAEDDNLDDLERHLREKALRSMRKAQVSPQS from the exons AACCCAGATTCCAAAATGATGCAAATCAACCTGACTGGATTTTTGAATGGGAAGAATGCTAGAGAATTCATGGGAGAACTGTGGCCTCTGCTGTTGAGTGCACAAGAAAATATCGCCGGAATCCCTTCTGCTTTCCTAGAGTTGAAGAAGGAAGAGATAAAACAAAGACAA ATTGAACAAGAAAAATTGGCATCTCTGAAAAAACAAGATGAAGATAAAGATAAGAGGGATAAGGATGAAAAAGAAAgcagcagagagaagagggatcGATCTCGAAGCCCAAGAAG ACGCAAATCCAGATCTCCTTCCCCTAGAAGACGATCTTCCCCtgtcaggagagagagaaagcgcaGTCACTCTCGATCTCCCCGTCACAGAACCAAGAGCCGGAGTCCTTCCCCTGCcccagaaaagaaggagaaatctccagagctcccagaaccATCAGCGAGAATGAAAGACTCTTCAGTACAGGAGGCCACATCTACAAG TGACATCCTGAAAGCTCCCAAGCCTGAGCCTGTACCAGAACCCAAAGAACCGTCtccagaaaaaaattccaaaaaggaaaaggaaaagactcGTCCAAGGTCCCGGTCACGTTCCAAATCACGGTCTCGCACCCGGTCTCGGTCACCTTCTCATACTAGACCAAGACGGCGACATAGATCCCGGTCAAG ATCATATTCTCCTAGAAGGCGGCCAAGCCCAAGGCGACGACCATCTCCCCGAAGAAGAACTCCACCAAGACGGATGCCTCCTCCACCAAGGCACAGGAGGAGTAGGTCTCCAGGGAGACG GAGGAGGCGTTCTTCCGCATCACTGTCTGGAAGTAGCTCGTCGTCCTCTTCATCTCGTTCCCGGTCACCACCAAAGAAGCCTCCCAAGAGGACGTCCAGCCCTCCTCGGAAAACGCGTAGGTTATCACCTTCGGCAAGTCCTCCCCGGCGAAGGCACCGGCCGGCGTCTCCAGCAACTCCACCTCCCAAAACTCGCCATTCCCCAACTCCCCAGCAGTCAAACCGTACAAGAAAAAGTCGGGTTTCTGTGTCTCCAGGAAGAACTTCCGGTAAAG tGACAAAACATAAAGGTACTGAGAAAAGAGAGTCACCTTCTCCAGCACCCAAGCCTAGAAAAGTAGAGTTGTCTGAGTCTG AAGAAGACAAAGGCAGCAAAATGGCTGCAGCTGATTCTGTGCAGCAGAGGCGGCAGTACAGAAGACAGAACCAGCAGTCTTCATCTG AAGATGAGCGGCCCAAGAGATCCCATGTGAAGAACGGTGAGGTAGGCAGACGGCGGAGACATTCCCCTTCTCGGAGTGCCTCTCCATCACCTCGAAAGCGCCAAAAAGAGACTTCCCCTCG TAGTAGAAGGAGGAGaagtccctccccacctcctgccAGAAGGCGACGAtctccttctccagcccctcctcctcctcccccacctcctcctcggCGGCGCAGATCTCCCACCCCACCGCCTCGACGAAG gaccccttctcctcccccacgCCGCCGCTCACCGTCTCCAAGAAGATACTCTCCTCCCATCCAGAGGAGATActctccttccccacctccaAAGAGGAGAACCGCctcgcccccgcccccgcccaaGCGAAGGGCATCGCCATCTCCACCACCAAAGCGCCGGGTCTCTCACTCTCCACCTCCTAAACAAAGAAGCCCCCCAGTCACCAAGAGACGCTCGCCCTCCTTATCTTCAAAGCATAGGAAAGGGTCTTCCCCAGGCCGCTCCACCCGGGAGGCCCGGTCACCACAACCAAACAAAAGGCATTCGCCCTCACCACGGCCTCGGGCTCCTCAGACCTCTAGCCCTCCCCCTGCTGGAAGAGGAGCTTCAGCGTCCCCCCATGGAAGGCAGTCCCCATCTCCGAGTACCAGGCCTATCAGGAGAGTCTCCAGGACTCCGGAGCCCAAAaagatgaaaaa GGCTGCATCACCAAGCCCTCAGTCGGTAAGAAGGGTTTCATCTTCCAGATCTGTCTCTGGATCTCCTGAGCCAGCAGCTAAAAAGCCTCCAGCGCCTCCCTCTCCTGTGCAGTCTCAGTCACCCTCCACAAACTGGTCACCTGCAGTACCAGCCAAGAAGGCTAAAAGCCCAACCCCAAGCCCATCCCCTGCCAGG AATTCTGATCAAGAAGgaggtggaaagaaaaagaagaagaagaaggacaagAAACACAAGAAGGATAAGAAACACAAGAAGCACAAAAAACATAAGAAGGAGAAGGCTGTGGCCGTAGCCGCCCCAGCCCCTGCAGCCCCTGCAGCTGTTTCTGCTGCCGCCACCACATCAGCACAGGAAGAGCCTGCAGCAGCACCAGAGCCCAGGAAG GAGACTGAGAGTGAGGCTGAAGACGACAACCTTGATGACTTAGAGAGGCACCTGAGGGAGAAGGCCCTGCGATCCATGCGGAAGGCTCAAGTGTCCCCACAGTCCTAG